TGAAGCCGTTGATCGACAGGCCGGGGAAGGCCACGGTGTCGGCCACCCCCGGATGCCGGCCGGCGATCTCCGACATACGCTGGATCACCGCATCGGTACGGTCGAGGGTGGCAGCGTCCGGTAACTGGGCGAAGGCAACCAGGTACTGCTTGTCCTGCGGCGGTACGAAGCCTGTCGGGGTACTAGAAAAGCCCAGCCAAGTCAGGCCCATCAGCCCGCCGTAGACCAGCAGGGCGATGGCACTGCCTCGCAGCACGTGGCGCACGGTACCGACATAGCCGTGACTGGCACGCTCGAACAGGCGGTTGAAGGGGCCGAACAGCCAGCCGCCGAGCAGTTTGTCGAGCACGTGGGAGAAGCGATCCTTGGGGGCATGGTGGTCCTTGAGCAGCACGGCGGCCAGGGCCGGCGACAGGGTCAGCGAGTTGAATGCCGAGATCACTGTAGAGATAGCGATGGTCAGGGCGAACTGCTGGTAGAACTGTCCAGTCAGGCCAGAGATGAACGCCGTCGGCACGAACACCGCACAAAGCACCAAAGCGGTGGCGATAATGGGGCCGGTCACCTCCTGCATGGCCTGGCGGGTCGCCTCCAGAGGAGGCTTGCCGAGGGCAATGTTGCGCTCGACGTTCTCCACCACCACGATCGCATCGTCCACCACGATGCCGATGGCCAGCACCAGGCCGAACAGCGACAAGGCGTTGAGAGAGAAGCCGAACAGGTGCATCACCGCGAAGGTGCCGATCAGCGATACCGGTACCGCCGCCAGAGGGATGATCGAGGCGCGCCAAGTCTGTAGGAACAGGATCACCACCAGCACTACCAGGACGATCGCCTCGAACAGAGTATGCACTACCGCCTCGATGGAGCCGCGTACGAACACAGTCGGGTCGTAGACGATGGAGTAGTCGACGCCCTGCGGAAAGCTCTGCTTCAGCTCGGCCATGCGCGCACGCACCGCATCGGAAATCTCGATGGCGTTGGAGCCGGGTCGCTGGAAGACCGGCATGGCCACGGCCGGTCGGTTGTTCAGTTGCGAGCGCAGGGCGTACTGGCTGGAGCCCAGCTCGATGCGGGCGATGTCCTTCAGGCGGGTAATCTCACCATCTTCACCCGTACTGACAATGATGTTTTCGAACTCCTCTTCGCTGACCAGGCGGCCCTGGGTGTTGATCGACAGTTGGAAGCCGGTGTCGCCCGGTGTAGGCGGTGCGCCGAGGGAGCCGGCGGCGACCTGGCGGTTCTGCTCGCGGATGGCGTTGACCACATCCATGGCGGTGAGGCCGCGCGAGGCTACCCGGTGCGGGTCGAGCCAGACGCGTAGGGAGTAGTTGCCGAGGCCGAACAGTTGCACGTCTCCCACGCCGTCGAGGCGCGCCAGCTCGTCCTTGACGTTGAGCGCGGCGTAGTTGGACAGGTAGAGCATGTTGTAGCGCTCGTCCGGCGAGGTCAGGTGAACCACCATGGTCAGGTCCGGCGAGGCCTTGTCGACGGTCACGCCGAGGCGCTGCACCTCGGTGGGCAGGGTCGGCATGGTGCGGGTCACGCGGTTCTGCACCTGCACCTGGGCGTTGTCCAGATCGGTGCCTAGAGCGAAAGTGATGGTCAGCGTCAGCTTGCCGTCGGAGGTTGCCTGGGACGACATGTAGAGCATTCCCTCGACGCCGACGATGGCCTGCTCCAGCGGCGAGGCGACCGTTTCGCCGATCACCTTGGGGTTGGCGCCCGGGAAGTTGGCGCGCACCACCACAGTGGGCGGCACCACTTCCGGGTATTCGCTGATCGGCAACTGGAACAGTGCGATGGCGCCGCCGATCAAGGTCAGCAGCGAGAGCACGGCGGCGAAGATCGGCCGGTGGATGAAGAATTGCGAGAAGTTCATGGGCGTCCGTCCTTGACTGCAATCGTGCGACTTGCCACACGGGATGCGGCATCGCCATCCACCGCCTGACGCTGGCGGGCCAGGGCGGCAAGGGTATCAGCATCGGCCATGGGCACGTCCTGCGCCTCCACGGTGACGCCGGGCAGGGCGCGCTGCAAGCCGTTGACCACGATCCGCTCGCCCTTGGCCAGGCCTTGGCGCACGATGCGTAGACCTTCCAGCTTCGGTCCCAGCTCGACAGCGCGGTAGCTCAGGATATTGTCCTCGTCGAGGACCAGGACGAATTTCTTGCCCAGATCGGTACCGATCGCGGTGTCCTGGATCAGGGCGGCGGCGTAGGTATCGCTGCCGACCAGCCGGATGCGTGCATACAGACCGGGCGTGAAGCGGCCATCGGCATTATCGAACACCGCACGCCCGCGGATAGTGCCGGTGCGTGGATTGACCTGGTTGTCGAGAAAGTCCAGCCGGCCCAGGTACGGGTGGCCACTCTCGCCGGTCAGGCCAAGGTACACCGGTGCGGCGGCGCGGGCATCGTCGCCGTTGCGCCGGGCCCGCTCGGCATATTTGAGGAATATGCGCTCATCGGCATCGAAATAAGCGTAGATACGATCGGTGGATACCACCGTGGTCAGCAGGGCCTGGCCGGCGTTGACCAGGTTGCCGGCGGTGATCTCGGCACGACCGACGCGGCCGTCGATAGGCGCGACGACACGGGTGAAGCCAAGGTCCAGACGGGCGTTGTCCAACTGTGCCTGGATCGCAGCGAGCGCCGCGCGAGCCTCTTGGGCGGCGCTGGCTCGAGCATCGGCCAGCTCGGTGGAGATGGCCTTGCTGGCACGAAGGCGTTCGCCGCGCTGGGCCTCCTTGGCGGCGCGGGCAAGACTGGTACGGGCCTGCTGCAGTTCGGCTTCCAGACGCTTGACTTCAGCTTCGAAGGGACGCGGGTCAATCTGGAACAGCAGTTCGCCTTTCTTCACCAAACCACCTTCGGTGAAGGCTACCCGGTCGATGTAACCGGACACCCGCGGGCGGACCGCCACTGACTCCGGAGCCTCGAGGCGTCCCGAGAGCTCGTCCCATTCGTTGATCGGCTGTTCGATGACCTCCGCGACGCTGACCTTGACAGGCGGCGCCGACGGGGAGGTTTCCGGGGCTTTGCGGCAAGCGTTCAGGGTCAAAAGGACAATGATGGCCAGAGCGAGATGCCGGGGCCGGGATAGGAACGGTTCCATGTATGATTCCGCCGGTCGTATGTATGCGTGTGCGGAGTCTGGGACGCGTGCCCGGCGGCGACGAATCGAATGTCGCGAAGTTGATTATCAGTCGGAGTGATGGGGCGGGTCTGTCTGGGCCAAGCTGTCCGGGTCGCCGCAGAACATCTGGATGCGCGAGCGCAGCCAGCGCTCGGCCGGGTCGTTATCCTGAGCGCTCCGCCAGACCATGTGCAACTCGAAGGCGGGCGTCGCCAGGGGCAGCGCCTCGGCACGCAGACCGCCGACAGCAGTCAGGGCCGCGGCGGTGTAGTCGGGCACGCTGGCGACGATGTCGGTGCCGGCGAGCAGAGTGCCCAGACCATTGAACTGGGGAACGGCCAGCACCACGCGGCGCGTACGACCCAGTTTGACTAACTCGTCGTCGATGAAACCGCAAAGGTCGCCGGCGAAGGACACCAGCGCATGGGGCCGCGCGCAGTAGTCATCCAGGCTCAGCGCACCGGGGATGGCATCGGCCCGCAGCAAGCGCGGCATGCTCCGGCGCAGCACCCGGCGTTTGGCATTGGCCGGCAGCGCCTCCGTGTAGCCGACACCCACCGAGATCTCGCCCGAAGCCAGTAACTGCGGCATCAGCAGGTAGTTGGCACGGCGCACCACCAGAGTGATGCTAGGTGCTTCGGCGCGCAGGCGGCGCAGTAGCGGTGGCAGCAAGGCGAACTCCACATCATCGGAGAGGCCGATGCGGAACACGGTCGTACTGGTCGCCGGAGCGAAGTCGGCCGCCCGGCTGACGGCAGTGGAGATCGAGTCGAGAGCAGGGGAGAGCAGGGCGAAGATTTCCACGGCCCGGGTGGTCGGCTCCATGTTGCGGCCGGTACGGACGAAGAGCGGATCGTCGAACAGGTTGCGCAGGCGGGCCAGGGCTGCACTGATCGCCGGTTGGCCGAGAAAGAGCTTCTCCGCCGTGCGGGTCACACTGCGCTCGTGCATCAGCGTCTCGAAGACAATTAATAAGTTCAGATCGAGGCGGCGCAGATCGTTACGGTTCATAAGTCTCGTCCGTTAGGCTGGGGCAAAGGTGCAGGCCAGGCCGGCACGCGTCAAGGGTGGGGCCTGCCGGTACGGGAGGGGTGTAGATCAGCGGCGTGCATGTCGACTATCGAGGTGAGGTAGGTGGAGTTGCCTGGCCAGCCCCGCTAGAGTCGGGGTGATGACTTCGAGATGAGGTAGGCGATGTCCCGCATGATCCGTTTCCACGCGTTCGGCGATGCCGACGTGCTGCGTCTGGAGGAGGTGCCGACCCCGCGGCCGGGACCAGGCGAAGTGCTGGTGCAGGTGGAGGCGTTGGGCCTTGGCTGGCAGGACGTGCTGTGGCGACAGAACCTCGCTCCGGAATGGGCGCGACTGCCGGCCGGCCTAGGTTATGAACTGGCCGGGCGCGTGGCGGCAATGGGCGAGAGCGTTGTCGATCTTGCGCCGGGCATGCCGGTCGCCAGTTTTCCAGCACATTCGCCGAACCGTTATCCGGCCTGTGGCGACTTGGTACTGATGCCCCGCACCAGCCTGACGGTCTATCCCGAGGTACTCTCGGCGCGAGAGGCAGCGGTGCACTACACACCTTACCTCTATGCCTTCTTCGCCTTGGTCGGCCTGGCCCGGCTGCGCCCCGGCCAAAGGCTGCTGGTCACCGAGGCCGGACACTGCCTGGCGCCACAGGCAGTGCAACTGGCCAAGGCCCTTGGTGCCGAGGTGATCGCCGCCACCAGTCAGTCAGCGAGCCGGGAGTTTATCCGCCGGATGGGGGCCGATAAGGTCATCGTCACCGAGGAGCAGGATCTGGTGATGGAAGTGCAGCGCCATACGTGTGGTACGGGTGTCGAGGTGGTGCTGGATCAGTGTGGCGGGCCGCAGATGAAGCTGCTCGGTGATCTGGCCGCACTGCGCGGCAAACTGATTCTCTATGGGCTCAATGGCGGCAACGATGCGAGCTTCCCGGCCTGCGCAGCCTTCCAGAAGCACCTGCAGTTCTTCCGCCACTGCATCCTGGATTTCACCGGCCATCCGGAGCTGGGCATAGAGCCCGACCGTGAGACCGTCCGGACAGCATTGCAGCAGATCGACGAGCTGACTACGCAGGGATTGCTGCGGCCGCCCATCGACCGGGTATTCGCCTTCGAGGATTTCGTTGCAGCATATCGCTATCTGGAAAGCTGTCCTGATCGTGGGCGTGTGGTGCTCGAGTTGCCAGTTAGCTA
This genomic interval from Azotobacter salinestris contains the following:
- a CDS encoding LysR family transcriptional regulator; the encoded protein is MNRNDLRRLDLNLLIVFETLMHERSVTRTAEKLFLGQPAISAALARLRNLFDDPLFVRTGRNMEPTTRAVEIFALLSPALDSISTAVSRAADFAPATSTTVFRIGLSDDVEFALLPPLLRRLRAEAPSITLVVRRANYLLMPQLLASGEISVGVGYTEALPANAKRRVLRRSMPRLLRADAIPGALSLDDYCARPHALVSFAGDLCGFIDDELVKLGRTRRVVLAVPQFNGLGTLLAGTDIVASVPDYTAAALTAVGGLRAEALPLATPAFELHMVWRSAQDNDPAERWLRSRIQMFCGDPDSLAQTDPPHHSD
- a CDS encoding efflux RND transporter periplasmic adaptor subunit; this translates as MEPFLSRPRHLALAIIVLLTLNACRKAPETSPSAPPVKVSVAEVIEQPINEWDELSGRLEAPESVAVRPRVSGYIDRVAFTEGGLVKKGELLFQIDPRPFEAEVKRLEAELQQARTSLARAAKEAQRGERLRASKAISTELADARASAAQEARAALAAIQAQLDNARLDLGFTRVVAPIDGRVGRAEITAGNLVNAGQALLTTVVSTDRIYAYFDADERIFLKYAERARRNGDDARAAAPVYLGLTGESGHPYLGRLDFLDNQVNPRTGTIRGRAVFDNADGRFTPGLYARIRLVGSDTYAAALIQDTAIGTDLGKKFVLVLDEDNILSYRAVELGPKLEGLRIVRQGLAKGERIVVNGLQRALPGVTVEAQDVPMADADTLAALARQRQAVDGDAASRVASRTIAVKDGRP
- a CDS encoding efflux RND transporter permease subunit → MNFSQFFIHRPIFAAVLSLLTLIGGAIALFQLPISEYPEVVPPTVVVRANFPGANPKVIGETVASPLEQAIVGVEGMLYMSSQATSDGKLTLTITFALGTDLDNAQVQVQNRVTRTMPTLPTEVQRLGVTVDKASPDLTMVVHLTSPDERYNMLYLSNYAALNVKDELARLDGVGDVQLFGLGNYSLRVWLDPHRVASRGLTAMDVVNAIREQNRQVAAGSLGAPPTPGDTGFQLSINTQGRLVSEEEFENIIVSTGEDGEITRLKDIARIELGSSQYALRSQLNNRPAVAMPVFQRPGSNAIEISDAVRARMAELKQSFPQGVDYSIVYDPTVFVRGSIEAVVHTLFEAIVLVVLVVILFLQTWRASIIPLAAVPVSLIGTFAVMHLFGFSLNALSLFGLVLAIGIVVDDAIVVVENVERNIALGKPPLEATRQAMQEVTGPIIATALVLCAVFVPTAFISGLTGQFYQQFALTIAISTVISAFNSLTLSPALAAVLLKDHHAPKDRFSHVLDKLLGGWLFGPFNRLFERASHGYVGTVRHVLRGSAIALLVYGGLMGLTWLGFSSTPTGFVPPQDKQYLVAFAQLPDAATLDRTDAVIQRMSEIAGRHPGVADTVAFPGLSINGFTNSPNSGIVFTPLKSFEERKDPSLSADAIAAELNRQFAEIQDAYIAIFPPPPVQGLGTIGGFRVQIQDRGGLGYEELYRQVQNVIAKSRTVPELAGLFTSYQVNVPQVDADIDREKAKTHGVAISDIFDTLQVYLGSLYANDFNRFGRTYQVNVQAEQQFRLEPAQIGQLKVRNNRGEMVPLSTFVRIEGSAGPDRVMHYNGFLTAEINGAAAPGYSSGQAEAAMERLLREELPGGMTFEWTELTYQQILAGNTAIFVFPLCVLLAFLVLAAQYESWGLPLAVILIVPMTLLSAIVGVKIAGGDNNVFTQIGLIVLVGLACKNAILIVEFAKDQQAEGRDRIAAVLEACRLRLRPILMTSIAFIMGVVPLVLSSGAGAEMRHAMGVAVFSGMIGVTLFGLLLTPVFFVLVRAFVERREARRSRQALGARE
- a CDS encoding zinc-dependent alcohol dehydrogenase family protein: MSRMIRFHAFGDADVLRLEEVPTPRPGPGEVLVQVEALGLGWQDVLWRQNLAPEWARLPAGLGYELAGRVAAMGESVVDLAPGMPVASFPAHSPNRYPACGDLVLMPRTSLTVYPEVLSAREAAVHYTPYLYAFFALVGLARLRPGQRLLVTEAGHCLAPQAVQLAKALGAEVIAATSQSASREFIRRMGADKVIVTEEQDLVMEVQRHTCGTGVEVVLDQCGGPQMKLLGDLAALRGKLILYGLNGGNDASFPACAAFQKHLQFFRHCILDFTGHPELGIEPDRETVRTALQQIDELTTQGLLRPPIDRVFAFEDFVAAYRYLESCPDRGRVVLELPVS